Proteins co-encoded in one Christiangramia fulva genomic window:
- a CDS encoding S66 peptidase family protein, with protein MKRKHFINSVGAGLAGMAFPLNSFASKLDFENDQKIIKPEHLKEGDTVGIVSPASAIFETQPYQIAKETFEAMGLKVKFGKYVKSRYGHLAGTDNERAEELNNMFLDSDVQAIISLRGGSGAARILPLLDYEAIKNNPKIFVGYSDITALHLGIFEKTGLVTFHGPLATSTWNTFAYDHFRNLLFAGDEVLLKNPDSKGDELVQTTNRIRTIQPGKAKGKLLGGNLSVMTGIMGTEYFPKDWKGKILYTEDVGEKIYSIDRMMTQLQLGGVLDQISGFIFGKCTDCDPGGSGYGSLTLEEVIDHYIKPHGIPAFSGSMIGHLDDNFTIPNGISAEIDADKGTIQLLEPPVK; from the coding sequence ATGAAAAGAAAACACTTTATAAACAGCGTTGGGGCTGGCCTCGCAGGCATGGCCTTTCCGTTGAATTCATTTGCTTCGAAACTCGATTTTGAAAACGATCAGAAAATTATAAAACCCGAGCACCTAAAAGAAGGTGATACCGTTGGAATCGTAAGTCCCGCCAGCGCCATTTTCGAAACTCAGCCATACCAGATAGCAAAAGAGACTTTCGAAGCCATGGGCCTGAAAGTGAAATTCGGAAAATATGTGAAAAGCCGTTATGGACATCTTGCCGGAACCGATAATGAAAGAGCCGAAGAACTTAATAATATGTTTCTCGACAGCGATGTACAGGCAATAATTAGTTTACGTGGTGGTTCCGGAGCTGCCCGAATTCTGCCGCTTTTAGATTATGAGGCCATTAAAAATAATCCGAAGATCTTTGTGGGTTATAGTGATATCACTGCACTTCATCTTGGAATATTTGAAAAAACAGGACTTGTTACTTTTCACGGACCGCTGGCTACTTCAACTTGGAACACTTTCGCTTACGATCATTTCAGAAACCTGCTTTTTGCCGGAGATGAAGTTCTATTGAAAAACCCTGATTCCAAAGGAGACGAACTTGTACAAACAACCAACCGGATACGAACCATTCAGCCCGGAAAGGCAAAAGGAAAACTTTTAGGCGGAAATCTTTCTGTAATGACCGGAATTATGGGTACGGAATATTTCCCAAAAGACTGGAAAGGCAAGATTTTATATACTGAAGACGTTGGTGAAAAAATTTACAGTATCGACCGTATGATGACGCAACTGCAGCTGGGAGGCGTGCTGGATCAGATCTCCGGATTCATTTTTGGAAAATGTACCGATTGTGATCCCGGCGGTAGTGGCTATGGTTCACTTACTTTAGAAGAAGTGATCGATCACTACATAAAACCTCATGGAATTCCTGCATTTTCAGGTTCCATGATCGGGCACCTGGATGATAATTTTACTATTCCTAATGGTATATCGGCTGAAATTGACGCCGATAAAGGCACTATTCAGCTACTTGAGCCACCTGTGAAATAA
- a CDS encoding serine hydrolase, with protein MRLNIISFLFVIFLFPLVFSCGQQRDLLKKVRESKDPRLNKVFDKPEKYAVQIIYTEICHKNDEVSLKDYKYRVDSENYFYPASTVKLPVAALSLEKLDSLQGQGVDIYRSTPYHLEGDMVKHSIENDIKGVFAISDNEAYNRLFEFLGPDYINSHMKSKGLLPFRISHRFSGENSADTVTKQLIFNTKEGKYRLPVTYNQTADSLELKNVIIGKAYIKDDEQINEPFSFAYKNYFPLETQHALMKRLFFPEKFEKSELFHLSAGNMKFLKAAMSGLPRQLGYDENEFYDSYGKFFIYGDSEDRIPDYIKIYNKVGYAYGNLTETAYVHDLKNNVEFLLSATLRVNENEIYNDGKYEYDSIGIPFLAALGRKIYQLELERKK; from the coding sequence ATGCGCCTTAATATTATCAGTTTTCTTTTTGTTATTTTCCTTTTTCCACTTGTTTTTAGTTGCGGGCAGCAGAGAGATCTGCTAAAAAAGGTCAGGGAAAGCAAGGATCCAAGGCTCAACAAGGTTTTTGATAAGCCCGAAAAATATGCGGTTCAGATAATTTACACAGAGATCTGTCATAAAAACGATGAGGTTTCTTTGAAGGATTATAAATATCGGGTTGATTCCGAAAATTATTTTTATCCTGCCAGCACGGTAAAATTACCCGTAGCAGCTTTAAGCCTCGAGAAGCTTGATTCACTCCAGGGACAGGGTGTGGACATTTACAGGAGTACTCCATATCATTTGGAAGGCGATATGGTGAAACACAGCATAGAAAATGATATTAAAGGAGTTTTCGCAATAAGTGACAATGAGGCCTATAACAGGCTGTTTGAATTTCTTGGACCGGATTATATCAATTCTCATATGAAATCTAAAGGCCTGTTGCCTTTTAGGATTTCTCATCGTTTCTCCGGAGAAAATTCGGCAGATACAGTCACGAAACAACTGATTTTTAATACAAAGGAAGGAAAGTACCGCTTGCCGGTGACCTATAACCAAACGGCAGATTCATTGGAACTTAAAAATGTGATCATCGGAAAAGCTTATATAAAAGATGATGAACAGATCAATGAGCCTTTCAGCTTTGCCTATAAGAATTACTTTCCTCTTGAAACGCAGCATGCGCTTATGAAGAGATTGTTCTTTCCGGAAAAGTTTGAAAAATCCGAATTATTTCACCTTTCTGCCGGAAATATGAAATTCTTGAAGGCCGCGATGTCCGGTCTTCCCCGGCAGCTTGGCTACGATGAAAATGAATTTTACGATAGTTATGGAAAGTTTTTCATTTACGGCGATTCTGAAGATCGCATTCCCGATTATATCAAAATCTATAACAAAGTGGGTTATGCTTATGGCAATTTAACCGAAACAGCTTATGTACATGACCTGAAAAATAATGTTGAGTTTCTGCTATCGGCGACTTTGCGGGTGAACGAGAATGAAATTTATAACGATGGAAAATATGAATACGACAGCATAGGAATTCCTTTTCTCGCGGCCCTTGGCAGGAAGATTTATCAGCTGGAGCTGGAACGGAAAAAATAA
- a CDS encoding helicase HerA-like domain-containing protein, which yields MKTETQFIEEIQKGYASKGDFIHLGAGMLNGNVYSDAAVKIPLKTMNRHGLIAGATGTGKTKTLQILAENLSKKGVPVLLMDVKGDLSGIAQPSAGADFIEERHKKLGIPFTPEASPVEILSLSKQEGVRLRATVSEFGPVLLSRILDLNDTQTGVLSIIFKYCDDNQLPLLDLKDLKKIIQYSTEKGKEDFEKEYGRISTASTGAILRQIVALEQQGAEIFFGERSFEVPDLLRKKSNGDAYVNVIRLDDIQDKPKLFSTFMLSLLAEIYTTFPEKGDAEKPELVMFIDEAHLIFNEASDALLDQIENIVKLIRSKGVGIYFVTQNPADVPEEVLGQLGLKIQHALRAFTAKDRKAIKLAAENYPISEFYDTKNILTSLGIGEALVSALDEKGRPTPLAATMLRAPMSRMDILTGLELEKLVENSDLVSKYNQQIDRESAYEILNRKIEIADKEEAREKAQKERKKVTSTRSRSSGTEGAVIKVLTSATFIRGVLGIMNKLMK from the coding sequence ATGAAAACAGAAACTCAATTTATTGAAGAAATTCAGAAAGGATACGCCTCGAAAGGTGATTTTATTCACCTTGGAGCAGGAATGCTGAACGGAAACGTATATTCTGATGCCGCAGTGAAAATCCCATTAAAAACCATGAACCGGCACGGACTCATAGCCGGGGCTACAGGTACCGGAAAAACAAAAACACTACAAATTTTAGCCGAAAACCTTTCCAAAAAAGGAGTGCCGGTACTTTTAATGGACGTAAAAGGTGACCTGAGCGGAATTGCTCAGCCATCTGCAGGAGCCGATTTTATTGAAGAAAGGCATAAAAAATTAGGTATTCCATTCACCCCGGAAGCATCCCCAGTAGAAATCTTAAGTCTTTCTAAGCAGGAGGGCGTTCGGTTAAGAGCCACAGTTAGCGAATTCGGACCGGTTCTTTTATCACGAATTCTCGATCTAAACGACACACAAACTGGCGTGCTGTCTATTATTTTTAAATATTGCGACGATAACCAGTTGCCTTTGCTCGATTTGAAAGACCTGAAAAAGATCATCCAGTATTCTACCGAAAAAGGCAAAGAGGATTTTGAAAAAGAATACGGGAGAATTTCTACCGCTTCTACAGGAGCTATTCTCAGGCAGATAGTGGCACTGGAGCAACAGGGAGCGGAAATTTTCTTTGGCGAAAGATCTTTTGAGGTACCAGACCTGTTACGGAAAAAGTCTAATGGCGATGCTTATGTAAATGTGATTCGCCTGGATGATATTCAGGATAAGCCAAAACTTTTTTCAACCTTCATGCTTAGCCTGCTCGCAGAAATATACACCACTTTTCCTGAAAAAGGAGATGCTGAGAAGCCGGAACTGGTAATGTTCATCGATGAAGCTCATCTTATTTTTAATGAGGCCTCAGATGCATTGCTGGATCAAATCGAAAATATCGTAAAACTTATACGTTCAAAAGGAGTAGGTATTTACTTTGTTACTCAAAATCCGGCTGATGTACCTGAAGAAGTGCTGGGTCAGCTGGGCTTAAAAATTCAGCATGCGCTAAGGGCTTTTACCGCCAAAGATCGTAAAGCCATAAAATTAGCTGCTGAAAATTATCCTATTTCAGAATTTTATGATACCAAAAACATACTCACTTCGTTAGGTATAGGCGAAGCTTTGGTTTCGGCTTTAGATGAAAAAGGAAGACCTACTCCTCTGGCTGCAACCATGCTTCGGGCACCAATGAGCCGAATGGATATTCTTACAGGATTAGAATTGGAAAAACTGGTAGAAAATTCAGACCTGGTTTCGAAATACAATCAGCAAATCGACAGGGAAAGTGCCTATGAAATTCTCAACCGAAAAATCGAAATTGCCGATAAGGAAGAAGCGCGGGAAAAAGCACAGAAAGAGAGAAAAAAAGTTACCTCAACAAGGTCCCGGTCATCAGGCACAGAAGGAGCAGTTATAAAAGTTTTGACCAGTGCCACCTTTATTAGGGGTGTCCTGGGAATTATGAATAAATTAATGAAATAA